In the genome of Saccharomonospora viridis DSM 43017, one region contains:
- the carA gene encoding glutamine-hydrolyzing carbamoyl-phosphate synthase small subunit, translating to MTGMRTAAVLVLEDGRIFRGTAYGARGRALGEAVFSTGMTGYQETLTDPSYHRQIVVQTAPHIGNTGWNSEDDESGRVWAAGYVVRDPARTPSHWRSTRTLEDVLVEQGVVGIAEVDTRALTRYLREHGAMRAGIFSGDALSAEDDLVAQVQASPRMQGADLAKEVTTATPYVVPAEGRTRFRVAALDLGIKANTPCRMAARGIEVHVLPASSGLDDVLAVEPHGVFLSNGPGDPETQRGAIELTRRVLERELPLFGICFGNQILGRALGLNTYKMRFGHRGLNVPVIDVATGKVAITAQNHGFALEGEPGQRFDSPFGKARVSHYCANDGTVEGLRCEEVPAFSVQYHPEAAAGPHDAGSLFDEFVTLMEARHAQTQ from the coding sequence ATGACCGGGATGCGCACAGCCGCCGTGCTCGTGCTTGAGGACGGCCGGATCTTCCGGGGGACGGCGTACGGCGCCCGTGGGCGCGCCCTGGGGGAGGCGGTCTTCTCCACCGGGATGACCGGCTACCAGGAGACGCTGACCGACCCGTCGTATCACCGGCAGATCGTGGTGCAGACGGCGCCGCACATCGGCAACACCGGTTGGAACTCCGAGGACGACGAGTCCGGACGGGTCTGGGCGGCCGGGTACGTGGTGCGGGACCCGGCGCGGACGCCGTCTCACTGGCGGTCGACGCGCACGTTGGAGGACGTGCTCGTCGAGCAGGGCGTGGTCGGTATCGCCGAGGTCGACACGCGCGCGCTCACCCGGTATCTCCGTGAGCACGGCGCCATGCGCGCCGGCATCTTCTCCGGCGACGCCCTGAGCGCGGAGGACGACCTGGTGGCCCAGGTCCAGGCGAGTCCGAGGATGCAGGGCGCCGATCTCGCGAAGGAGGTCACCACGGCCACGCCGTACGTGGTGCCGGCGGAGGGACGGACCCGCTTCCGAGTGGCGGCGCTGGATCTCGGCATCAAGGCGAACACCCCATGTCGGATGGCGGCGCGGGGTATCGAGGTGCACGTCCTGCCCGCAAGCAGCGGACTCGACGACGTCCTCGCCGTCGAGCCGCACGGGGTGTTCCTGTCCAACGGTCCCGGGGACCCCGAGACCCAGCGGGGCGCGATCGAGCTCACTCGCCGGGTGTTGGAGCGGGAGCTGCCGCTGTTTGGCATCTGCTTCGGCAACCAGATCCTCGGTCGGGCGTTGGGGCTGAACACCTACAAGATGCGTTTCGGACACCGGGGTCTCAACGTCCCGGTCATCGACGTCGCCACCGGCAAGGTGGCCATCACCGCACAGAACCACGGATTCGCTCTCGAAGGCGAGCCGGGACAGCGTTTCGATTCGCCGTTCGGCAAGGCGCGGGTCAGTCATTACTGCGCCAACGACGGCACGGTGGAGGGTCTGCGCTGCGAGGAGGTTCCGGCGTTCTCGGTGCAGTACCACCCGGAGGCCGCCGCGGGCCCGCATGACGCGGGATCGCTGTTCGACGAGTTCGTCACCCTGATGGAGGCCCGCCATGCCCAAACGCAGTGA